A DNA window from Myripristis murdjan chromosome 19, fMyrMur1.1, whole genome shotgun sequence contains the following coding sequences:
- the foxi1 gene encoding forkhead box protein I1, which translates to MNAFGHQPSNQQTSPIQHHSAQELMDMAVYCDNFGVYQQNLHHHHPQRPPVHHSSYGLGEYTSPSTNPYLWLNGPSINSSPYLPGSNGTSYIQSGYGSNQRQFLPPPTGFGGADLGWLSISSQQELFKMVRPPYSYSALIAMAIQNAQDKKLTLSQIYQYVADNFPFYKKSKAGWQNSIRHNLSLNDCFKKVARDEDDPGKGNYWTLDPNCEKMFDNGNFRRKRKRRADMNGGDSTALPVKSEDGPHKISDTASLLSSSPPSLQGSPASTEPKSSPSPSGEHSPCFSSFVSNVNALLAGSGGTDGTRGGDRDFGSGHHGGLSQSREGMSGLGSYSPTLISPLNSDNSRMNYYTSVQSLSNPLSNHFSVNNLIYSREGTEV; encoded by the exons ATGAATGCTTTTGGACACCAGCCATCAAACCAACAAACCAGCCCCATTCAGCACCACAGCGCTCAGGAGCTCATGGACATGGCCGTGTACTGCGACAACTTCGGCGTGTACCAGCAGAacctccaccaccatcaccccCAGAGGCCACCGGTGCACCACTCCAGCTACGGCCTGGGAGAGTACACCTCCCCGTCCACAAACCCATACCTGTGGCTGAACGGACCGAGCATCAACTCCTCTCCTTATCTTCCAGGGAGCAACGGAACATCATACATACAGTCAGGATATGGGTCGAACCAGAGGCAGTTCTTGCCGCCTCCCACCGGGTTTGGTGGAGCTGACCTGGGATGGCTCTCcatctccagccagcaggaACTTTTCAAGATGGTCAGGCCACCTTACTCCTACTCAGCACTGATAGCAATGGCCATACAAAACGCCCAAGACAAGAAGTTGACGCTCAGTCAAATCTATCAGTATGTGGCTGACAATTTTCCTTTCTACAAGAAGAGCAAAGCTGGGTGGCAGAACTCAATCCGACACAATTTGTCGCTGAACGACTGTTTCAAAAAAGTGGCACGAGATGAGGATGACCCCG GTAAGGGCAACTACTGGACGCTAGACCCCAATTGTGAGAAGATGTTTGACAACGGCAACttcaggaggaagagaaaaaggagagctGACATGAACGGGGGTGACAGCACCGCTCTTCCAGTCAAGTCAGAGGACGGCCCGCACAAGATCTCAGACACCGCCAGCCTCCTGAGCTCCTCCCCGCCCAGCCTGCAGGGCTCCCCGGCCTCCACGGAGCCCAAGTCTTCCCCGTCTCCATCCGGCGAGCACAGCCCGTGTTTCAGCAGCTTCGTGTCCAACGTGAACGCGCTGCTGGCGGGCAGCGGCGGCACCGACGGCACTAGAGGCGGGGACAGGGACTTTGGGTCCGGGCATCACGGGGGGTTGTCCCAGAGCAGAGAGGGCATGTCAGGACTCGGCTCTTACTCGCCAACTTTAATCTCTCCTCTGAACTCTGACAACAGCAGAATGAACTATTACACATCAGTACAGAGCCTCTCCAACCCGCTCTCCAACCATTTTAGTGTCAATAACCTCATATACAGTCGTGAAGGGACAGAGGTGTAG